GTAATTTGTAATCGAAACGTGATAGAAGTTTATGCAAGCAAACATAAGAAGGAACACGGGTGATTGacaaatcttttaaaaatgAGAGACACTCCCAGGGAAACAAATGGCATGAACTGCTAACTACTAAAAATGTATGAGATATACTATTAGTTGTCATAGTTGctctgaatttttttacctgTTCTTCTAACTGCACATGAAGCATGCTAAAATCAATTTCGTCATaagcattttcttctccatGGAAGAGGAGAAtatcaagaacaaaatatatcaaatcttccatctttgaaagaaaatcgaGTTCTTGCGGATTAAGTTTTAAAAATAACTCTATCACCCAATCTTGAACTTTTATGAACATTGTTGGGTTTCCATAGAGTTTCCTAGAGGGTAGGTTTTGGTGTAAAATTTCGTAGAACTTACTtttaaattttccaaaCAGCAAGCTATCGACAACTTCAGGGCTAAAAAATCCCTGAACCCCATTAAACCAACTACTCTCGATGTtattcaaaagtttttgcAATCTTTTATCTAGATCATACCTTGTGGTCCACCAAgactttctttcttctcttgtttTAATTTTGCTGGTAACCTCTACCGATGTGGTTTCATTACTTTTCTTGATGATCGAAAGCAGTTCTTTCGTAGCCTCTGGAAATGAGAAATGAACTTCATCGAGATCTCTCGCATTAGACCGTATCAACGGTAGTCTTAGATGTGTCCTTCTTTTGGCTTGAGGTTCTAATTTGGATAGAAGTAAATTTCCAGTTATGGAACAGAAATCTATGGTGATAACGTTGATATCCAGATTACTTTCCATTAGGTTCTTTTGAGCGGCAGTTACCACATCACTTTCTAAAGTGGCGGATATATTATTGGAGGTTATTAATGATGACACACGAAATTTTCTGTaatcttcattatcaatattattcaatGTTTTATCGAATAGCAAAGGCATGTGTCTTGGTAAATCAGCTAGAGAAAAATTAGTTATTAAACTCCCATCAGTGTTATTGATATTAGTGATGTTTGATAGAATAGTTAAAGTTAGTGAGAACAAGGAGGAAATTTTTGACAACTCATGATTTTCTAAAGTGTCCAGTTTCAGGCTCTCCAGAAGCtgcttcatcttttttagtttatCAATAGCGGCAATCCTATCAAACTTCTGTCTCATGTTTTTACCTTTAGGCGTCATGCTTGATGATCTTGGAGAATCGCAAAGCTTCAACCCTGTACTGTGCTTCGAAGGAGTTTTCAGAATAATACTGGGCATAGTATTAGAAATAGGAGGCAAAGAAGAGGGAATTCCAAGGGTAGATTCAAACAtgcctttgaaaaagggGTCCTCCTCCAATTGGTTCATAACTTTCCGCCACATATTGTTCGCTCTATTTATTACATTTTTCGGCTTATATTCAGGCAAACAAACGCTGTCGTTAATGTCCTCACCCATGTTGAGCCTCCACAAGTTTGGTAAGAATGTTTTTTCTAGCTGGTCACCGAAGTACAGTACCAATGACTGTTCCAATTTCACAAACTCCTTATTATCATACAAAAACATTGTTAAGCTTGTAATATCTGCCTCTGCgtcaagaaaatcaaatgcTTTATTAgcctttttcaaagttaaATTTTGAAGGCTGCTTTGCTCTGTAATCATATAGTATctgtgaagaaaatgaagacaCCTGTATACAATAATTGGCTCCCCTAATTCGGACAGAACTCTAGACAATTCCTTGCTGTAGAATTCACAATCTCTGGCAGAACCAATGCGTATGTATATCTTGataagttgaaaaaaactaaatgaCAGACTCTTTAACAATGCCAGTCTTGATCCCTGTGAtaatttgtttttctttttaagtAATGATAGGGATAAGTTTTGTGCCTTTCTACAATCTACCACAGCAGATATAAGTTTACCAGCCTTAATATTGAGTTTTGCGCTTCCATTAAAAATCCTAATATTTAAAAGTATAACTTTGATGTAAAGCGACATTGGTAGCTTGTGATCATTATTGATATCAAATAATTCAGGTCTCATAGCGGGCAGtgtttttccaaaatattcttgaaATGCTCTTAAATCAGACTCCCACAGGTGGATATTCATTAGAGAGTTTACATGCAATAGAGCTTGCTCTATTTTCGCGGTTGGTAAATTTACCGTTCTTTGtagttgattttttatCACAAGTGCATCACTGATCATATGTAAGCTCAGGTAAGCCTCCAGCAAATAATTGTTAGCATAAGGAATGATACCAAAGAAGTACTTTTCCTTTGATTTAATACAGAGAGAAAGTTTAATGGATAACTTatcaaaattgttgaaattcAAGTAGCAGAGTAGCATTTTAACGAAGTTCATCTCCAACGATGATATTTTATCGGTTAATTCATTCGATTTTTGCAGCCAGTTTATGTACAGCGTAGTTATCTTTGATAAATTCGTTGTTAGGTGTTTACTCATATCCAGGTTTAGCAAATAAACTATTCGGATTAAtagttcatttttattcagGAAATgtaatttatcaaatttttcgTTTAGGTGGGAGGGATCTAAATCAAACTTCCCCTTCAATGAACAAAATATCATCCTGGTTAATTGTGACCAATTTTCGGAAGGTATGTTTTCGATAGACGAACTTCCATATAGTATTGAAAGCATAATCTCTGAACAGTTCGAGAATTCTATAAACTTTGTAGTTTTTAGGCGTGTAAAGCAATGGATGAAGACATTTTgacaaaaatcaaaaacaaatgatAGAGAGTTATTTTGGAGCATGCAGTATACGTTAAACAAATAGGAAAATATCTCAAGCTTTTTCTGAGCACTCTGGGCACTAGATACAAACTTCTCAAATTTCAGTATAGTTCGATGGGCTGTTTTTGATTCATTATTAATTAAAACATTCTTGATTTCCAAACTGGCAgtcttcaacaaaaaacaatggttcttgaataaaacggaagcattgaaaaatatgttTATAACGTTCGACAGTCGTTTAGGCTCTCCAAAATCGATACATATTTCAGATAAAATTGTCAGAAGTTCGGATAATGAGTCAACGGCAGGTTCGTCGTCGACTGATTGGATATTTGAGTTGACATAAACGACAGTACGGTCAAATTGTCTTAGTATGTCCTTATTCTTATTCAAGCCTTCCAGACGAATAGTAGACCAAAGACACACCAAGTATTTTAAAGTGACAGATATAtgttcctttttattttgcaaaaaatcAGTTGCGCGTTCAAGTATcactttcaaatcatcGACGGATATACAGGACCAACAGAGGCGATTATCGCTCGTGTTACAGTACTCACTAAAGTACTTTTTAACTTTTATCATATTTTGCATCTCGGCGACTTCTTGATAACTTAAAAGGTCTAGAAGCATAATCTTATCCAGTCCATCGTATAACCTTGAATAGGACAAGTAGAAAGAATTtaagaatattttattaGATCCCATGTCGAGATAgtttttattcaaaagattgTTGCTAAAATCCTCGATGCTGATATTGCCGATGAAGCTTTTGAGAGGTAATTTGAACTGCTTGATATACTGTAAAAATTTAAGCCCAAATAAGACTTTACAACTTGTTGTGACAGCAAAAAAGCTCAGCACTATTTTTGTTAGAGCAGGCGTTTTTAGGTTATGATCTTTCAACAGGTACCTTTTATCGCGGGAAAAGAGTTCTAAAACATGCGGTAGATATTCTCTTACGAGCTTTCTCTTCAATATAAGCTGCAGCGTTAATATTTTCAGATTAGCAAGATAGTAGTCATTCCATGTACTGAAGTCGGTAAGGagaatattcttcaaattatGAACTTGGAATAAGTTTGTTTCGTTGTAAAGAAAGATTATCTCAGATGACGCTAATCCTAATGCGTTATTATTTATAAGCTTGACAATGATCATCAAGTGTTGTTTGACAGTGGATTTTATGTGATCCCACATGTGACGACTCTTCAGTAGGCAATATATCGAACTTAATGAATGATCAACAGTAGTGATATTCTCAGTGTTTAATTCTATATCACTGCTTGCGGTTTTTATAAATTCACGTATTATGTTATTATGCATTGCGAGCATGGCAACAGAGTTCGTTGACTTATCCCTAGATAACTCTGAGGTTAGTAATCTTGCTTGGTTGCCATGGTGTATTTTCGGCAGAGTCTCGTTTAATGAATAAGATTTCTTAGTCATCGGAGTGTTTGGGCTAATCTCATTTAGAGGTTCCTCCTGTTTTACCATCATTCTTCAATATATAATCACTTTGTGCCTagaatgataaaaattAGGCCAGTTTCAAAAACGTTGAGGTCAACTCAACTTTTGGTAATGCTTACAGTTagatagaaaagaaaaaatgctaTAGCCAGACGCTCCAGTGAAGCGTGTTGAAAGTAGGATGATTCCAATGTTGCTGACGCTAAAGTGTATCTATTTCTATATAACGAATAAACAAACTATAGTAGTCTTTCCGTCTTGAATCCGTAATGTTATGTGGATGGGCTTTGTATCCATGTACTTTGCTCTGGTTTGTTTACCTCTTTTCTGTAAGGACCCgtgaaatttgaaaagaaagaaaacaaaaacaaacacCAAAAATGagaacaacaaaaaacttgCAAGCAAATGCCATTAAAGAAACGATATTATAGGCTACTCTACGTGTATTAGTATTCATCATAGAATGAATTTAGAAACGCTGAAACAGGGGGCTCACAGTGATCAAATTCATAAGGTTTTAGTACAATTGGATACCGATCCTCATGAATCAGTGGATCTTGAAACCTCTATGGTTCTTATTAAGTTCGTACTTCCGGTATATCCATCACTGCCGGAAAGATCGAAGATGATATTGAGACAACTAATCTCTAAGTCGTTAACATTTCTATCTCAGCTCGTCACTTTCTCTAAAACAATAAGTGGGCGTGATGGATTAGAGGAGATAAACATATATCTAGATGTTTTGGAAGACGTTGTTAGTCTCGAACTGGGATGTTTAAATTCTCATTTAGAGGCAAGCAGAAATAGCAAACTAGACCGTGATAATGTCAAGGCTTTATTTTTCGGAAGTAAGCTATTTAATCTACTGGCTGGGCGAATTGATATAGCGAAGTATTTAGGATACCTTCGCCTTCAGTGgaagtttctttttgaaaacaataagaCAGTTAAGTTGAACCCGCCTGGCTTCCTAGGAGAATGGTTGGTAGCGACGTTTCTGCTCAACCCTACGCTTGCAACGGATATAATATTGGGTGAATTATTCTTGTTGGAAGAGTCatatttctcttcatttCAGAAGATAGTGTCAGCTAGTAGACCACTGGAGCAAAGAAGGCTTGTTGCTAAGTTTTTGTTACCATATATTCAAATTGGACTAAGCGTTGAAAACTCTAACGAAGTAAGGAAGATCCTGAGGCGATTTGATCTAGATAAAATCGTGTTTCTATCTGTATTATTTGATATACAGTCACTTCCCTTGAAGGAAATCATAGTTCGTCTAATGAGTAATCACTCTTCTATGAAATTTGTCAGTGCTTTAGTTAGTAAGTTTGCTGATTTTGCTGATGACGATGTGGATACGAAAACCTGTGAATTGCTTGTACTCTTTATAGTACACAATCTTAGTTCACCTCAGAAGGAACATATATCGCATGATGATCAGTTTTTAACTGCTGTGACCAAACATTTGGGTAGCAATGAACACGAAGCAAGGGAACGGGCAATGTTTATTGCTAAGCTTTTATCAAATGGTGATTTGAAGTATGAAagtgattttgaaatcagTATACCGAATTTGAAGTTCGATAGTAACAGTGAGAATGAAGCGATTAATTTCCAAACCTTACGAAATTCATCTATACTCAATATCCAACTGGGAGTTGGAAAGGACAGGATTACAGAGATTTCAAGCCATGTTCAAAGCCTTACGCTGGACTGTGATGATAgcgatgatgacgatgaagaaaatcatgTTAAGCGGATTGTATTCTTAAAAGATTTGATGAAAGAGTATGAACAAACTGGTGAAACTCGAAAAGCTCCACTACTGCCACTTCTAAAACAGACAGTGAAATTGGTACGGCAAAAGAAGGATTTTCCATTAGAGGTTGGTTATTACGCCCAGGCAATTTTGTCGAGTATTGCATGTCTGAATAATGAGTTCGATGAATCGCTCTTCGAGCAGTGGAGAATCAACGCTTTAGTAAGTGTATTGGTCATTCTGCCAAACAAGGTAACCGATGCTACAAATATTCTATTCAATTCAGAATTGTCATTACAGCAAAGAATGTCATTATTATCGGCCTTAGGGCTTTCTGCAAGGGAGTTAAGGGGATTTGACGATCCTACAACTATGAAACCTCAGTTCGATTTTCCTACTAATCGTTTACCGTGGGATAGCCAGAGTAACAACACTGGTAAGCTAGTTGAGGTTCAAGAATTGCCTAATATGATAAAGGAGACGAAAACAGTATGGAAATCTAAAAAACTCAGCAAAGaccaagaaaaggaaacgCACAATTGCTTCCAGAAACATGCCAGTATATTCTTCTACCCACTGGCACACGGATGGCTCAACGGAATTGACGTAGGTACATACAATCAACTCTTCAAGTCGCATTATTTAAAGACATTGCGTATTATATACTCTTGTGCCAATCCGGTCCATGATTTCGAATACATGACCGAATTGATGGACCGTGTAATTAGTTTGGCCATAGAAGAAGGAATTCCTCTTGATCAGAATTAGCAGCGTAGTTATGTGTGTTGATTCCTATTATGTATACTTAGGTAAATATAGTACATTTTTCTGTGCGTTATATTGTTAATTGCCTAACATATTATTCACCATGGTCGGCCGACTCTTGCAACTAGAAAAATAACTTAAATAAGAAAAGCCCTTAACAAAGTGGCTGGGAAAGGacaaaactttcaaaaaactgTGCATTCTTACGGCATTAACCCGCTAATCAAAGCATTAAAAGTACTTCAAAGTTGGAACAACGATATTTAAAGGATAAGGAATGTCATTCTTTGATTCCTTACGTCAAAAGGCTCCTTTCCTGGACAAATTGGCTGACAGTTTCACTCCGACATTAACCAGAGATGAGAAATTTAGATTGAAGTATAAACTTCCAGCAAGTGAAAAAATTCTGGATGATACAAATGCAGAAGTTTCATTTGCAACGTCTACCAAAGATGGTAAAGGGTATTTTAATAGGGTTAACAGTAAAGGGAGAAAAACCGCTTATGTATACTCTGGACGACTGTTTCTAACACCTCACTTCCTGGTATTCCGGGACGCATTCGATCATTCCTCGTGTATATTAATACTGAATATCTCTACTATCAAACGAGTTGAGAGATCGCCATCCGAATCGTATGAGTTTGCTCTTTTAGTAACATTATACACAGGAGCAAAAGTCTTGGTTCAATTTATCGGTATTCGTTACAGATCAGAACAATTTTGTAACAAATTAAAgctaaatttgaaagaaaatattccaaACACCAAAGACTTACCTGCTTTCCTAGAAACTTCATATTCAGAATTTTTGATTGCTAAAAATATACTAGGTAAAAAGGATATAATTGTACCCAGGGCTGGTCTTGGTCAGCATTTTAAGTATCCCGGAAACCCAACTATGGCGAAAGAGAAAGCCAAATTGAGATTGTGGTTTGATTATTTTAGGGAGAATGGAAGGAACCTGGCTACTGTACAAACTCCCATGTTCAGGAAACTAATTAGAATTGGTGTCCCCAATCGAATGAGAGGCGAAATTTGGGAGTTATGTTCAGGAGCAATGTATGTGCGCTATGCAAGTTCCGGGGAGTATGAAAAGATATTGCATGATAATGCTGGGAAAACGTCACAAGCTATTGATGAAATCGAAAAGGATTTAAAGAGATCACTGCCAGAGTATTCAGCATATCAAACTGAAGAAGGTATTCAAAGGTTGAGAAATGTTTTGACAGCATATTCATGGAAAAATCCTGATGTCGGATATTGTCAGGCCATGAATATAGTCGTTGCAGGATTTTTAATCTTCATGTCTGAAGAACAGGCGTTTTGGTGCCTATGTAATTTATGTGACATTTACGTTCCAggttattattcaaagacaATGTACGGCACACTATTAGACCAAAGAGTGTTCGAGTCCTTTGTAGAAGACCGTATGCCAGTTCTTTGGGAGTATATTGTCCAACATGATATTCAACTATCTGTGGTGTCTTTACCCTGGTTTTTGTCCTTGTTCTTCACTTCAATGCCTTTAGAATATGCTGTTAGAATAATggacattttcttcatgaACGGATCTATCACATTATTTCAAGTGGCATTGGCAGTTCTGAAGATAAATGCAGATGATATTTTACAAGCGGATGATGACGGGATGTTTATTGCCATCATTAAGCACTATTTCCAGACTCTAGGCCAAAGTGCGCATCCAGATTCAGGTGACATAAAGTATAGACAAATTacaaaatttcaagaattgTTAGTGACGGCTTTCAAGGAGTTTAGTGTCATCACTGAAGAATTGGCAATGCAGGCAAGACACAAATATGAAAAGGGCATTTTCCAAAACATTGAGACTTTCATGAAAAGAACGCAATTGCGTCACATGCCAAAAACTTTTAATCTTTCTAGTGGCAACTTGTCCAACATCTATGATATGTTTTACCAAAGTATAGAGACTTACAAAATAAGCATGGGAACCGGTTCATCTAATATGGGCTTTGAAGTATTCATTCAGTTTTTGAGTAAGTTTTGTGATTCGTGTAGGCCGtgtgaaaaagatgaagaccCAGCTTTCCGTAAgcaaaaaaggaattttttACAAAGGCTGTTTGACAATTGGGATTCTGCTCATATCGGTGAGTTGACATTGAATGATGTCGTAACAGGTTTGGATAAGCTGTTGACTGTTGATCTTTTGCAAGCCATAaactatttcttctctttataTGATACAGATGACGATGGTGAATTGCATAGAGAGGAAGTGCTGCAATTATCGGAAGGGCTATTGCTGCTTACGGAACCTTGGAAAAGTGGTAAATACGTGGATCTGTTAACTAAGAAGCGCATTGAAGACGATATCGCTGAGAGAATCATCAAGGAAAGCGGGGAAGAGATAATCACGATGAACCAGATCGAGTTACCAACAGGAGTTaccattgatgaagaaaaatataaagcTGAACAAGCAGAAAGATATCTAAAAGCTGCAAGcaactttcttcaaagatcTTTTGAATACGCTAAGGCGGTTGATCTCGCGGAAGAGGTAAATTTGATTGATCTGtctgatgatgaaggcGAGGAAAAGCGAACAGCAAAATTGAAACATCTGGAAAGCATAAAAGCAAACGCAGCCTTAGATCCTACTCATCCGAAGGTCATAGACCTACCAACTTTTAGGATGATTATCTTGGCAGATGAAACTTAcgaactttttttttctaatacTTTACGATCATCGATTCACGTCGACGAGCATGTCAGCAttaataacaaaaacaaagttCTTAGAAGTATGTTTGACGGTATATTAGCAGATGGTAAGAGGGTTGCTGAGCAGGTCCGTCGCCGCGTCGACTCTGTAGCAACCAGAAATAGTATCACTTCTACAGAAAGCACACCAATAGCCGCAGCAAGTTTGACAACtaccaaagaagaaaagtatgATGATCTAGATGACTTTACATCAGAGCATCAACCCGAGCATGAAGAACTCTTGCAAAGTTCTTGGTTTGAGATCGATGATGCTAACGAAACTAGTACTAAAGCCATCCAAGAGAGGTCTTTTGAACCTTTATCAGCAAGCCCATCGGAAGACAAGTCCAATCTTATTGAGTTTGAGGCATAACACTTTGTAGACCGATATTTTATCACCCAAAACTTCTATACATGATTATGTAAATGTTTAAAAAGATCTTCGTTAGGATTGGTGAAGATCTTCATATAACTTTTCTTGGTGCGGGTTCTCGGAGCGGAAATGCCTGAGCTCTAGTCTGGCTTGCACAATAAGCgatcaaataaaaaaggtgGCAATCACTATCCGGAAGGGTTCAGTATTTGAACTTGGCATACACATATATCAGAACTTTGATTTGTACTTACGTATAAATATGCTAGGTGCAAGCTCGGTTATGCTCGGTCTTCGACCCTCGTCAAGATTGTTCTTCCGCAACAACTTTTCGCTTTTAACATCAAGGACTTCGGTATCACATACAGGAAAACTCCAGCGTATAATGATACCAAAAAAAGTTCCAAATTTGGTAAGCTGTGGTATAGTCCTTCAACAAGTTATACcgaaaagatttttttcccAAACACCTACGATGAAGTCGAGGTGGAAGCCTATTTTCAACGAAGAGACTACCAACCGGTATGTGCGTTTGAACAGGTTTCAGCAGTACCAGCAACAGAGGAATGATGGTAGTTCACTAGGCTCTACGACTATACTGGGGCTTTCGCTGATGGTGGgaatttattttgtttcccCCTATTTGTTCGAGAACGTTCCACCTTTCACGTACTTTAAGGAGCATCCAAAGAATTTGGTCTACGCATTGTTAGGAATCAATGTTGCTGTATTTGGGCTATGGCAGCTACCTAAATGCTGGAAATTTTTACAGAAGTACATGCTATTGCAAAAGGATCATTTAATTAGCAAAATCTCCATAATCGGAAGTGCATTCTCCCATCAAGAATTCTGGCACTTAGGTATGAACATGCTGGCATTATGGTCCTTTGGTACTTCACTCTCAACGATGTTGGGCGCatctaattttttctccttaTACATGAATAGCGCCATTGCGGGGTCTCTGTTTTCGCTATGGTATCCAAAATTGGCACGTCTAGCTATTGTTGGACCCAGCTTGGGTGCTAGTGGGGCCTTATTTGGAGTCTTGGGTTGCTTTTCATATCTATTCCCCCATGCTAAAATACTACTGTTTGTTTTCCCAGTTCCGGGCGGGGCTTGGGTGGCATTCTTGGCTTCGGTAGCATGGAACGCAGCTGGTTGTGCATTGAGATGGGGATCATTTGACTATGCTGCACATCTAGGTGGTTCTATGATGGGCGTCTTGTATGGATGGTATATTAGTAAAGCTGTAGAGAAACAAAGACAACATCGTCTCCAGAGTGCTGGTAGATGGTTTTAATTACTTCATAAAGACACGTCCTCATTTGACCAATTGTAAATAATGTTATTACTTCTATGTATTTAATTTTACTTATGCAttccaaaaagaaaattcttgaCCTTGTCATGTTACGTGTACAAAATGCACTCTggtaaaatgaaaatattgaataAAGCGTTTTTATGGTGCCgctttgaagattttacTTTCTGTTTTTAAGCAATCCTTCCTTTAtaacaaaatatacatTTTTGGATTCCGCTGCAAGCCCTGTAGGTTTCCAAGATCCACTAAGTTCACCTAACTCCACATCCTGCGTTTGGTGTCTGATGCCTTCAAGAAGTCCTGCGTAGCTCAACTGCCTTGTTTTCCTTTGCATCAACCGAGCATTATATTCCTTCTTATGCTCTTCACCTTCCACAGGTATACTATGCAGTTTGTTGATGAACGATAACTGTTTGGCAAGTCGCATTTGAATCCCTTCAATATCCGCTCCTTCTAAGGGAAGACCTGATAATCGCAACAACTTTTTCACAGCTTTTACAGAAGGTAACTCAagcttttcttctttaacaCCTACACGCAAATATTCACGGACTGACCATACAGGCTGTGATaaataattctttattTGATCCATATTCTCAAATTTCTTACCGATCTTGGCTCCTCCCGTAGATGCTAATCGCTGACTGCCGGGGAGGATGTATCCACCTACTTTATATATTCCGCATAGTCGCCATCTGCCGTACATCATTCTGGGTTATGGCTG
The DNA window shown above is from Saccharomyces mikatae IFO 1815 strain IFO1815 genome assembly, chromosome: 6 and carries:
- the MDR1 gene encoding GTPase-activating protein MDR1 (similar to Saccharomyces cerevisiae MDR1 (YGR100W); ancestral locus Anc_3.444) translates to MSFFDSLRQKAPFLDKLADSFTPTLTRDEKFRLKYKLPASEKILDDTNAEVSFATSTKDGKGYFNRVNSKGRKTAYVYSGRLFLTPHFLVFRDAFDHSSCILILNISTIKRVERSPSESYEFALLVTLYTGAKVLVQFIGIRYRSEQFCNKLKLNLKENIPNTKDLPAFLETSYSEFLIAKNILGKKDIIVPRAGLGQHFKYPGNPTMAKEKAKLRLWFDYFRENGRNLATVQTPMFRKLIRIGVPNRMRGEIWELCSGAMYVRYASSGEYEKILHDNAGKTSQAIDEIEKDLKRSLPEYSAYQTEEGIQRLRNVLTAYSWKNPDVGYCQAMNIVVAGFLIFMSEEQAFWCLCNLCDIYVPGYYSKTMYGTLLDQRVFESFVEDRMPVLWEYIVQHDIQLSVVSLPWFLSLFFTSMPLEYAVRIMDIFFMNGSITLFQVALAVLKINADDILQADDDGMFIAIIKHYFQTLGQSAHPDSGDIKYRQITKFQELLVTAFKEFSVITEELAMQARHKYEKGIFQNIETFMKRTQLRHMPKTFNLSSGNLSNIYDMFYQSIETYKISMGTGSSNMGFEVFIQFLSKFCDSCRPCEKDEDPAFRKQKRNFLQRLFDNWDSAHIGELTLNDVVTGLDKLLTVDLLQAINYFFSLYDTDDDGELHREEVLQLSEGLLLLTEPWKSGKYVDLLTKKRIEDDIAERIIKESGEEIITMNQIELPTGVTIDEEKYKAEQAERYLKAASNFLQRSFEYAKAVDLAEEVNLIDLSDDEGEEKRTAKLKHLESIKANAALDPTHPKVIDLPTFRMIILADETYELFFSNTLRSSIHVDEHVSINNKNKVLRSMFDGILADGKRVAEQVRRRVDSVATRNSITSTESTPIAAASLTTTKEEKYDDLDDFTSEHQPEHEELLQSSWFEIDDANETSTKAIQERSFEPLSASPSEDKSNLIEFEA
- the ESP1 gene encoding separase (similar to Saccharomyces cerevisiae ESP1 (YGR098C); ancestral locus Anc_3.441), which produces MMVKQEEPLNEISPNTPMTKKSYSLNETLPKIHHGNQARLLTSELSRDKSTNSVAMLAMHNNIIREFIKTASSDIELNTENITTVDHSLSSIYCLLKSRHMWDHIKSTVKQHLMIIVKLINNNALGLASSEIIFLYNETNLFQVHNLKNILLTDFSTWNDYYLANLKILTLQLILKRKLVREYLPHVLELFSRDKRYLLKDHNLKTPALTKIVLSFFAVTTSCKVLFGLKFLQYIKQFKLPLKSFIGNISIEDFSNNLLNKNYLDMGSNKIFLNSFYLSYSRLYDGLDKIMLLDLLSYQEVAEMQNMIKVKKYFSEYCNTSDNRLCWSCISVDDLKVILERATDFLQNKKEHISVTLKYLVCLWSTIRLEGLNKNKDILRQFDRTVVYVNSNIQSVDDEPAVDSLSELLTILSEICIDFGEPKRLSNVINIFFNASVLFKNHCFLLKTASLEIKNVLINNESKTAHRTILKFEKFVSSAQSAQKKLEIFSYLFNVYCMLQNNSLSFVFDFCQNVFIHCFTRLKTTKFIEFSNCSEIMLSILYGSSSIENIPSENWSQLTRMIFCSLKGKFDLDPSHLNEKFDKLHFLNKNELLIRIVYLLNLDMSKHLTTNLSKITTLYINWLQKSNELTDKISSLEMNFVKMLLCYLNFNNFDKLSIKLSLCIKSKEKYFFGIIPYANNYLLEAYLSLHMISDALVIKNQLQRTVNLPTAKIEQALLHVNSLMNIHLWESDLRAFQEYFGKTLPAMRPELFDINNDHKLPMSLYIKVILLNIRIFNGSAKLNIKAGKLISAVVDCRKAQNLSLSLLKKKNKLSQGSRLALLKSLSFSFFQLIKIYIRIGSARDCEFYSKELSRVLSELGEPIIVYRCLHFLHRYYMITEQSSLQNLTLKKANKAFDFLDAEADITSLTMFLYDNKEFVKLEQSLVLYFGDQLEKTFLPNLWRLNMGEDINDSVCLPEYKPKNVINRANNMWRKVMNQLEEDPFFKGMFESTLGIPSSLPPISNTMPSIILKTPSKHSTGLKLCDSPRSSSMTPKGKNMRQKFDRIAAIDKLKKMKQLLESLKLDTLENHELSKISSLFSLTLTILSNITNINNTDGSLITNFSLADLPRHMPLLFDKTLNNIDNEDYRKFRVSSLITSNNISATLESDVVTAAQKNLMESNLDINVITIDFCSITGNLLLSKLEPQAKRRTHLRLPLIRSNARDLDEVHFSFPEATKELLSIIKKSNETTSVEVTSKIKTREERKSWWTTRYDLDKRLQKLLNNIESSWFNGVQGFFSPEVVDSLLFGKFKSKFYEILHQNLPSRKLYGNPTMFIKVQDWVIELFLKLNPQELDFLSKMEDLIYFVLDILLFHGEENAYDEIDFSMLHVQLEEQVKKFRATMTTNSISHTFLVVSSSCHLFPWECLSFLKDLSITRVPSYVCLHKLLSRFDYKLPIHVTIKDNISMILNPNGDLSRTESKFKGMFQKIIDTKPSSQLVMNEKPGEEALLKMLQNSNLFVYIGHGGGEQYIRGKEIKKCTTIAPSFLLGCSSAAMKYYGKLEPTGTIYTYLLGGCPMVLGNLWDVTDKDIDKFSEKLFEKMGFCSSYSDSNDSRLSVSHAVSKSRNICHLRYLNGAAPVVYGLPIQFTS
- the TEL2 gene encoding Tel2p (similar to Saccharomyces cerevisiae TEL2 (YGR099W); ancestral locus Anc_3.442), with translation MNLETLKQGAHSDQIHKVLVQLDTDPHESVDLETSMVLIKFVLPVYPSLPERSKMILRQLISKSLTFLSQLVTFSKTISGRDGLEEINIYLDVLEDVVSLELGCLNSHLEASRNSKLDRDNVKALFFGSKLFNLLAGRIDIAKYLGYLRLQWKFLFENNKTVKLNPPGFLGEWLVATFLLNPTLATDIILGELFLLEESYFSSFQKIVSASRPLEQRRLVAKFLLPYIQIGLSVENSNEVRKILRRFDLDKIVFLSVLFDIQSLPLKEIIVRLMSNHSSMKFVSALVSKFADFADDDVDTKTCELLVLFIVHNLSSPQKEHISHDDQFLTAVTKHLGSNEHEARERAMFIAKLLSNGDLKYESDFEISIPNLKFDSNSENEAINFQTLRNSSILNIQLGVGKDRITEISSHVQSLTLDCDDSDDDDEENHVKRIVFLKDLMKEYEQTGETRKAPLLPLLKQTVKLVRQKKDFPLEVGYYAQAILSSIACLNNEFDESLFEQWRINALVSVLVILPNKVTDATNILFNSELSLQQRMSLLSALGLSARELRGFDDPTTMKPQFDFPTNRLPWDSQSNNTGKLVEVQELPNMIKETKTVWKSKKLSKDQEKETHNCFQKHASIFFYPLAHGWLNGIDVGTYNQLFKSHYLKTLRIIYSCANPVHDFEYMTELMDRVISLAIEEGIPLDQN